Proteins encoded together in one Nitrospirota bacterium window:
- a CDS encoding O-antigen ligase family protein, translated as MEKINTINLIDNIILLCLMILIVVLPVAHTTTIRSITLFLPLLLLCYKMVLTKSLELKKTPLDIPIILFLLFSVISLFTAVDFEYSLREFRGEALKYFLLFYLIVNIDFDEERIKKIIAVFFGANVIMVIYGIVEFYYHGGILINPPNPIYMAKSLHSGGGTYSTYLITIFPFLFFAYYYMEKGILKLLLLILLLFNIFSIYITHNRGALIAVLVEIAIILVMTILFFKKKKLGYLILIMSIIVVVSLITDKSFFRGEITNMFAKSEDKVHTPLTARLDVWKFTIKKITEDPLKGTGFGRMSFYKKYPQFRKKYGHMWHTHNTFLDIAIQLGVLGLIAFLWLIFRVLKINWRLARDSLGFRPEAQSEGKDRPALNQVQGSLSSRFKTYFGLSTFVMVIGFFMRNMFDDFYVDDSAMLFWFLIGLSVVLYLRRSHETFDSCPGI; from the coding sequence ATGGAAAAAATCAACACAATTAATCTTATAGATAACATTATTCTTCTATGTTTAATGATTTTGATAGTTGTGCTTCCTGTTGCGCATACGACGACTATCAGGTCTATAACACTATTCCTTCCACTGTTATTATTATGCTATAAGATGGTCTTAACAAAATCTCTGGAGTTAAAGAAGACGCCTCTGGATATTCCCATAATATTATTTTTGTTGTTCAGCGTTATTTCACTTTTTACTGCTGTTGATTTTGAATATTCCCTTAGAGAGTTCAGAGGAGAGGCGCTTAAATATTTTTTACTCTTTTATCTGATTGTTAACATTGACTTTGACGAAGAAAGGATAAAAAAAATCATTGCTGTTTTCTTTGGTGCAAATGTAATTATGGTAATATACGGCATTGTTGAATTTTACTACCACGGTGGTATTCTTATCAACCCACCTAATCCTATATACATGGCAAAATCATTACACTCAGGTGGAGGGACATATTCTACTTATCTGATTACTATCTTTCCTTTCTTATTTTTTGCTTATTACTATATGGAGAAAGGAATCTTAAAACTACTACTTTTAATCCTCTTACTTTTTAATATATTCTCTATTTATATAACACACAACAGGGGGGCATTGATTGCCGTGTTGGTTGAGATAGCCATTATTTTAGTAATGACCATATTATTTTTTAAAAAAAAGAAATTAGGCTATCTGATCCTTATAATGTCTATAATTGTAGTAGTTTCATTGATAACCGATAAGAGCTTTTTTCGTGGTGAAATAACCAATATGTTTGCTAAAAGTGAAGATAAAGTTCATACCCCCTTGACTGCAAGGCTTGATGTATGGAAATTTACGATTAAAAAAATAACGGAAGACCCTTTGAAAGGTACAGGCTTTGGCAGGATGAGTTTTTATAAAAAATACCCTCAGTTTCGAAAGAAATACGGTCATATGTGGCATACGCATAATACCTTTCTTGATATTGCGATTCAACTTGGAGTTTTAGGGTTAATTGCCTTTCTCTGGCTGATATTCAGGGTGTTAAAGATTAACTGGAGGCTTGCAAGAGACTCATTAGGGTTTCGTCCTGAGGCTCAATCCGAAGGAAAAGATAGACCTGCTCTGAATCAAGTTCAGGGGAGCTTGTCGAGCCGATTTAAGACATATTTTGGCTTATCTACATTTGTAATGGTTATCGGTTTTTTCATGAGAAATATGTTTGATGACTTTTATGTGGATGACTCTGCAATGCTTTTCTGGTTCTTGATTGGTTTGAGTGTTGTACTGTATTTAAGGAGGTCGCATGAAACTTTCGATAGTTGTCCCGGTATATAA
- a CDS encoding ATP-binding protein, giving the protein MIGRRILEEIIVSNEEFILKQIGKIVDREGIFFPEILNKTVVFYGVRRSGKTFILYALFKKYRDYSLYIDFEDERLLGFELKDFESLKDVMLELRPHLIGKDLVFLLDEVQNIEGWERFCRRAVERENIRVYVSGSSSKMMPSEIHTELRGRAWSIEVLPFSFREYLHAKDIDLSDKGLIYGSKKALVKKYFSEYMKWGGFPEVSFLELEIEKTKLIKEYFSAMYFRDLVERYNITNIPLLENLTDKLFSSFSLKFSLTSFYKQYKDRFPFSKDLLFRYYKHFLQSMLVFEVRKFAESVYKRMRNPAKVYLVDTGLCRRITSADAGRLLENIVFLEMRRRGYEVFYFEEKKECDFIAKTENNKLFPIQVSFELNQENSEREIGGLIEACRWLGTNEGMILTYDGEKDVSENGINIKVFPIWKWSLQH; this is encoded by the coding sequence ATGATAGGCAGGCGTATCCTTGAGGAGATAATCGTATCAAATGAGGAATTTATTCTTAAACAAATAGGAAAGATCGTTGATAGAGAAGGAATCTTTTTTCCTGAAATTCTTAATAAGACAGTAGTATTTTATGGGGTAAGAAGAAGTGGCAAGACATTTATTTTATATGCGCTGTTTAAAAAATATAGAGATTATTCATTATATATAGATTTTGAAGACGAGCGTCTGCTTGGGTTTGAACTCAAGGACTTTGAAAGTTTGAAAGATGTAATGTTAGAACTAAGGCCACATCTTATAGGAAAAGACCTTGTGTTTTTACTGGATGAGGTTCAGAACATAGAAGGGTGGGAGAGGTTTTGCAGAAGGGCAGTAGAGCGTGAAAATATAAGGGTGTATGTAAGTGGTTCTTCCTCCAAAATGATGCCCTCTGAGATACATACAGAATTGAGAGGAAGAGCATGGAGTATAGAGGTATTGCCGTTTTCATTCAGAGAATATTTGCATGCTAAAGATATAGATTTAAGTGATAAGGGTCTTATATATGGCTCAAAAAAGGCACTTGTTAAGAAATACTTTTCTGAATATATGAAATGGGGAGGATTCCCTGAGGTCTCTTTCCTTGAATTGGAGATTGAAAAAACAAAACTTATAAAGGAATATTTTAGTGCAATGTATTTCAGGGATCTGGTTGAGAGATACAATATAACAAATATACCACTTTTAGAAAACCTTACAGATAAACTCTTCTCTTCATTTTCCCTGAAATTTTCCTTGACCTCATTTTATAAGCAGTATAAGGATAGATTTCCCTTTTCAAAGGATTTACTTTTCAGATACTATAAGCATTTTCTCCAGAGCATGCTTGTCTTTGAGGTAAGAAAGTTCGCTGAATCGGTCTATAAAAGGATGAGAAATCCTGCAAAAGTCTATCTTGTAGATACTGGATTATGCAGGAGGATAACCTCTGCTGATGCAGGGAGATTGTTAGAGAATATAGTATTTTTAGAGATGAGGAGAAGAGGCTATGAGGTTTTTTACTTTGAAGAGAAGAAAGAATGTGATTTTATAGCAAAAACCGAGAACAATAAATTATTTCCAATACAGGTAAGTTTTGAACTAAATCAAGAAAATAGCGAAAGAGAGATAGGTGGATTGATCGAAGCGTGCAGATGGCTTGGTACAAATGAAGGTATGATACTTACCTATGATGGGGAAAAGGATGTAAGTGAAAATGGAATTAATATAAAAGTATTTCCTATCTGGAAATGGTCACTTCAGCACTGA
- a CDS encoding transglutaminase-like domain-containing protein produces MAKRILSYKTGFWFFFSFFLIVAILFAIFFYLEVSYKVGINYYVHEKKIPLFNKLVHFVSRDLQYKEIIGEILKPDMDDKDKIMAIYKWTIDNTRLHPPNMPVVDDHVAHVIIRGYGDSDQIADVFATLCAYADIPAFMRFISPKNRKERLGIAFVKHKGKWIVFDPAHRNIFVNSRNEWAGVEEIISDISIVKMAKNQPVVNGLPYSDYFNNLKPVKDIGLTKTEAQMPCKRLKYEVMKFFR; encoded by the coding sequence GTGGCAAAGAGGATATTATCGTATAAGACTGGTTTCTGGTTCTTCTTTTCTTTTTTTCTGATAGTCGCTATCCTCTTTGCCATTTTTTTTTACTTAGAGGTTAGCTACAAGGTTGGAATAAACTACTATGTTCATGAGAAGAAGATACCTTTGTTTAACAAGTTGGTTCACTTTGTTTCAAGAGACCTGCAATATAAAGAAATTATTGGCGAGATTCTTAAACCAGATATGGATGATAAAGATAAAATCATGGCTATCTATAAATGGACAATAGACAATACAAGGCTCCATCCACCTAATATGCCAGTTGTAGATGACCATGTAGCGCATGTTATTATTAGGGGTTACGGAGATAGCGATCAGATAGCGGATGTGTTTGCAACCCTCTGTGCGTATGCGGACATACCTGCCTTTATGAGATTTATTTCGCCCAAAAATAGAAAGGAAAGGTTAGGGATTGCCTTTGTGAAACACAAAGGAAAGTGGATTGTCTTTGATCCAGCTCATAGAAATATATTTGTGAATAGTCGTAATGAATGGGCAGGTGTTGAAGAGATAATTTCTGATATCTCCATTGTAAAGATGGCGAAGAATCAGCCAGTAGTAAATGGGCTGCCGTATTCTGATTATTTTAATAATCTAAAACCTGTGAAAGACATTGGTCTTACTAAAACAGAGGCACAGATGCCTTGTAAACGCCTGAAATATGAGGTAATGAAGTTTTTTAGATAA
- a CDS encoding DUF4330 family protein — protein sequence MTLIDEKGRFLGLVNILDFLVIILFLSFAPMFYYAYDLIFIYDPKIDKIHYKIEEGLVSFTIKGKHFDSKTTVTVFPKPGYKKSYKREIGHITYTDRNTIKGKFKSSEMETIYDVVVENSKNRIAVLKEGIKIDTQRNVFNLKIKIREINQDIGRLIMPGDNILNLNDVVIGRVKSIISNEPRTDILLRDGKYFELIDSEIRNITMLLELYAFRSDGRFYYMDREVGVGNSIDLKTDKYTINGLVVGIKKIK from the coding sequence ATGACTTTGATAGATGAAAAGGGACGTTTTTTAGGATTGGTTAATATATTAGATTTCTTGGTGATTATATTATTTTTAAGTTTTGCACCAATGTTTTACTACGCTTACGACTTGATATTTATTTACGATCCTAAGATAGATAAGATACATTATAAAATAGAGGAAGGACTTGTATCATTTACGATAAAAGGCAAACATTTTGACAGTAAGACCACCGTAACTGTTTTTCCAAAACCGGGCTATAAAAAAAGCTATAAAAGAGAAATAGGACATATTACTTATACCGATAGAAATACAATAAAGGGTAAATTTAAAAGTAGTGAAATGGAAACAATATATGATGTTGTTGTAGAAAATTCTAAAAATAGGATAGCAGTTTTAAAAGAAGGAATAAAAATTGATACTCAAAGAAATGTGTTTAATTTAAAGATAAAAATTAGAGAGATAAATCAAGATATAGGCCGGTTAATAATGCCAGGAGATAATATACTTAATTTGAATGATGTTGTAATAGGACGAGTTAAATCTATAATCAGCAACGAACCACGTACAGATATTTTATTGCGTGATGGAAAATACTTTGAACTTATAGATTCTGAGATAAGGAATATTACGATGCTACTGGAGTTATATGCTTTTAGGAGTGATGGTAGGTTTTATTATATGGATAGAGAAGTTGGAGTAGGTAATAGCATTGACCTTAAAACAGATAAATATACTATAAATGGTTTAGTGGTTGGCATTAAAAAGATAAAATAA